One segment of Methanomassiliicoccales archaeon DNA contains the following:
- a CDS encoding photosystem reaction center subunit H, with product MLEEASEFIGLQVYTPKGIFLGNVNNLVIDLEKKLIDGLFVSETNPLLVEDSKPVNVPFRWIQSVGDIILLKYFPKRVSTRPQGPPL from the coding sequence ATGTTGGAGGAAGCGTCTGAGTTCATTGGGCTCCAGGTGTACACCCCAAAGGGAATCTTCTTGGGGAACGTAAACAACCTCGTAATTGACCTCGAGAAGAAGCTGATCGACGGTCTGTTCGTCAGCGAGACCAACCCCCTACTGGTGGAAGATTCGAAGCCGGTCAATGTGCCATTCAGATGGATCCAATCCGTGGGAGACATAATCCTTCTGAAGTACTTCCCGAAACGGGTGAGCACTAGACCGCAGGGTCCCCCTCTGTGA
- a CDS encoding gamma carbonic anhydrase family protein → MCFSFAEGIYIDPTAIIIGNVKIHEGASIWPYAVIRGDANSIEIGEGSNIQEHVMIHVDHIDTAFIGKDVSVGHGAVIHGAHIGNRCIIGMHSTILNGAEIGDDSIIGAGTVVTSGMKIPPKSIVVGVPGKIIKENQESNREAAETNAKAYHKFRDEYIAGKHKRYMGP, encoded by the coding sequence ATGTGCTTTAGTTTTGCCGAAGGGATCTATATCGATCCCACTGCAATTATTATCGGAAATGTCAAGATCCATGAGGGAGCTAGCATCTGGCCGTATGCCGTGATCCGCGGGGACGCGAATTCTATAGAAATCGGAGAAGGGTCTAACATTCAGGAGCATGTCATGATCCACGTTGATCACATCGATACAGCATTCATTGGCAAGGATGTTTCGGTGGGCCATGGGGCCGTGATTCACGGTGCCCATATAGGCAACAGATGCATCATTGGAATGCATAGCACGATCCTCAATGGAGCCGAGATAGGAGATGACTCCATCATTGGGGCGGGAACCGTGGTAACCAGCGGAATGAAGATCCCGCCAAAATCGATTGTGGTGGGTGTGCCCGGTAAGATAATCAAGGAAAATCAGGAATCTAACAGGGAGGCTGCAGAGACGAATGCGAAGGCTTACCACAAGTTCAGGGACGAGTATATCGCGGGGAAACATAAGCGCTACATGGGCCCCTAA
- a CDS encoding HDIG domain-containing protein, with translation MKAIPSEKECLRFLKEAGCSGKVIRHCCVVSAAAALLADRCGADVELVRAGALLHDIGRSRTHGIGHVAASAEIARSIGLPDPVVRIIQRHIGAGLLKDEVEALDLPDGDYLPVTIEEKIVCHSDNLIDGDEITTLEDSVAFFESKGLFEAAKRMKAMSEEITALVGKRPDILLMEADPSSGLRGPCSAYVSPRYTRP, from the coding sequence TTGAAGGCGATACCGAGTGAGAAGGAATGCCTCCGGTTTCTGAAGGAGGCCGGGTGCTCAGGAAAGGTCATCAGACACTGCTGTGTGGTCAGCGCCGCTGCCGCCCTACTGGCCGATAGATGCGGAGCCGATGTCGAACTGGTTAGAGCAGGGGCTCTTCTACATGATATCGGAAGGTCAAGAACACACGGTATAGGGCACGTGGCTGCTAGTGCGGAGATCGCTCGCTCTATTGGGTTGCCTGATCCAGTCGTGAGGATTATACAGAGACACATTGGTGCCGGACTCTTGAAAGATGAGGTGGAGGCTCTTGACCTTCCGGACGGGGATTATCTACCAGTAACCATTGAGGAGAAGATAGTCTGCCATTCTGACAACCTGATTGATGGCGACGAGATTACCACACTTGAGGATTCCGTGGCGTTCTTCGAATCAAAAGGGCTTTTTGAGGCAGCAAAGAGAATGAAGGCCATGAGCGAGGAGATCACCGCTCTGGTAGGAAAAAGGCCCGACATCCTACTGATGGAGGCAGACCCTTCGTCTGGGCTTAGGGGCCCATGTAGCGCTTATGTTTCCCCGCGATATACTCGTCCCTGA
- a CDS encoding tRNA (cytidine(56)-2'-O)-methyltransferase yields the protein MQDIWILRLGHRPSRDKRVTTHVALTARAMGARGIIISTKDEELETGIRDVVSRFGGDFEIRTGVKWKEFLKDFDGQVVHLTMYGLHIDDALERIESGRVCIVVGAEKVPAEVYQIADINLAVGNQPHSEVAALAVVMDRFTGGEGLRQDFNGRLRIIPTERGKRVEGDTE from the coding sequence ATGCAGGATATTTGGATTCTGAGGCTAGGCCATCGTCCCTCGAGGGATAAGCGGGTCACCACCCACGTGGCTCTAACTGCTCGAGCAATGGGCGCCAGGGGAATCATCATCTCCACAAAGGATGAGGAGCTGGAAACCGGGATACGGGACGTGGTGAGCCGATTCGGAGGGGACTTCGAGATCAGGACCGGTGTCAAATGGAAGGAGTTCCTGAAAGATTTCGATGGGCAGGTTGTCCATCTGACGATGTATGGATTGCACATCGATGACGCTCTCGAGCGGATTGAATCAGGAAGGGTCTGCATCGTGGTTGGGGCGGAAAAGGTCCCTGCTGAGGTCTACCAGATTGCAGATATCAACCTGGCCGTGGGTAACCAGCCACATTCTGAAGTGGCTGCACTAGCTGTAGTGATGGACAGGTTCACCGGCGGTGAGGGTTTACGCCAGGACTTCAATGGAAGACTAAGGATAATCCCCACCGAGAGGGGGAAGAGGGTTGAAGGCGATACCGAGTGA
- a CDS encoding ArsR family transcriptional regulator codes for MNRIKVINEPSELVPMLRAVDTKVKREVLKEVTLEWRTAKEVEEKYGPEGKEALTFFEKMKLVETRWQSTDGSYPEKSYHTYYTSFHINASWPVYEISDVLAVAMMAEEDFKSIEQRILDEVGPDGRFAGDVAELLGITSTMLRSLVKRSILLDYRGHRIERLKS; via the coding sequence ATGAACAGGATCAAGGTCATCAACGAACCCTCGGAACTGGTTCCGATGTTGAGGGCGGTTGATACTAAGGTTAAAAGAGAGGTTCTCAAGGAGGTGACCTTGGAGTGGAGGACCGCGAAAGAGGTCGAGGAGAAGTATGGTCCCGAGGGAAAGGAGGCGCTGACCTTCTTTGAAAAGATGAAGCTTGTGGAGACTCGATGGCAGTCGACCGATGGCTCATATCCTGAAAAATCCTATCATACATATTATACCTCATTCCACATCAACGCCTCATGGCCCGTATATGAGATATCAGACGTGCTCGCAGTTGCCATGATGGCCGAGGAGGATTTCAAGAGCATCGAGCAGAGAATACTTGATGAGGTGGGACCAGATGGCCGTTTCGCTGGAGATGTAGCGGAGTTGTTGGGTATCACATCCACAATGCTTCGTTCCTTAGTCAAGAGATCCATCCTTTTGGATTACAGGGGCCATCGGATAGAAAGGTTGAAAAGTTGA